Genomic window (uncultured Desulfovibrio sp.):
TATATGCCCATTACCAGCGCCACCTTTTTGCTGGCCTCGCTTTCCATTGCCGGTGTGCCGGGGCTGGCTGGCTTTTTCAGCAAGGACGAAATCCTGCTCATGGCCTTCAACGCGGGCACGTTCACGGGCTATCTGGCCTGGGCCGTGGGCGTGCTGGTGGCCTTTATGACGGCTTTTTACTCCTTCCGTCTGTATTTCAGCGTGTTTACGGGCCAGTTTCGGGGGACGGAGCACCAGCGCGAGCATCTGCACGAATCGCCGCGCGTGGTCACTGTTCCTTTGCTGGTGCTGGCCGTGGGGGCTGTGGCCTCGGGCTGGCTGGGCATTCCGCATGTTCTGGGCGGCTCCAACCACTGGGCGGAGTTTTTCGCTCCGGTGACGGGGCACCCGCACGTGCATGTATCCGGCGCGGTGGAGCTTGGGCTGATGGCTGTTTCCGTAGCTGCTGGCTTTGCGGGCATCGGCCTGGCCTGGCTCATGTATTGCCGCAGCCCGGAACTTCCGGGCAAGGTGGCGGGGGCTTTCAGCGGCCTGTACCGACTGTTTTCGCGCAAGTACTGGGTGGACGAAATCTATGTGGCCTGTCTTGTGCGGCCAACGCTGTGGCTGGCGGATAACCTGTTGCTGGGCGTGGTGGACACGCGCGGTATTGAAGGCGTGGTCAACGGTGTGCCGCGCGCTATCGGCAGACTGTCCACAAGCCTGCGCAGGCTTCAGGACGGGCAGGTGGCGCATTATCTTACATGGCTGGCCGGGGGCGCGGCAGCGCTCCTGCTGGTATTGCAACTGGGCTTTTTTTCCTAACAACGGCGGGGAGATCGCATGTCTGTACCTGTTCTTTCCTTGCTCATCTTTGTGCCTCTGGCGGGTGGGCTTTCCCTGCTGGCTGTTGCGCGCCGCAACGAAGAAACCATCAAGCTGGGCGCGCTTGCCGTATGCCTGCTTGAGCTGTGCCTGAGCTTTGTGGCCCTGGGCCGCTTTGATAAAAGCCTGTGGCAGATGCAACTGGTGGAAAACTGCGCGTGGATTGAGAGCCTGAACATCAATTACGCTCTGGGCGTGGACGGCATAAGCGTGCTGTTTCTGCCCCTGACGGCCCTCATAACCCTGATGGGCGTGGCGGTGTCGTACAAAAGCATCAAGGTCAAGGCCAAGGAGTTTTTCATCAGCCTGCTGCTGCTTGAAAGCGCCATGGTGGGCGTGTTTTGCGCCACTGACCTCATGTTGTTTTACATTTTCTGGGAAGCCATGCTCATTCCCATGTTCCTGCTCATTGGCGTGTGGGGCGGGCCGCGCCGCATTTACGCCACGGTGAAGTTCTTTCTCTACACCCTGCTGGGCAGTTTGCTGATGCTGCTGGGCATCATCCTGCTGTACCTCAAGGGCGGGCATACCTTCGACATCATGGCGCTGGCGCGCAACAACTTTGACCCCCGGCTGCAACTGCTGCTGTTCTGGGCCTTTTTTGCCGCTTTTGCGGTCAAGGTGCCCATGTGGCCCGTGCACACGTGGCTGCCAGACGCGCATACCGAAGCGCCCACGGCGGCCTCGGTCATTCTGGCTGGCGTGCTGATCAAAATGGGGGCATACGGCTTTTTGCGCTTCTCGCTGCCGCTGTTTCCCTATGCCGCATGGGTGCTGCTCAAGCCCATGCTGGTGCTTTCCGTCATCGCCATCGTGTACGGAGCGCTGGTCTGCCTTGCGCAGACGGACGTCAAGCGGCTCATCGCCTACAGTTCCGTCAGCCATATGGGCTTTGTGACTCTGGGGCTTTTTGCGCTGACCCAAAAGGGCGTGGAGGGTTCCATTTTGCAGATGATCAACCACGGCATAGTGACGGGCGCGCTCTTTCTGGGCGTGGGCATGCTCTATGACCGCACCCACACGCGTGAGATCAAGGTATACGGGGGGCTGGCCTCGGTCATGCCCTTATTGGCGGCCTTTTTCATGGTCTTTACCCTTGCGGCTGTCGGCTTGCCCGGCACCAACGGTTTTGTGGGCGAATTCCTGATTCTGCTCGGCGGCTTTGAACGCGCGCCCTGGGCCGCGGTGGTGGCGTCTTCGGGCCTGATATTGGGCGCGTGGTATATGCTCTGGCTGTATCAGCGCGTGTTTTTCCGCCAGGTGTCTGAAACCGTGCGCGGCCTGGTCGGGGAAAAACTTGACGGGCGCGAGATAGCCATTTTGCTGACCATGAGCCTGCTTATTGTGGGCATCGGCATCTTCCCCAACGTGCTGCTGGAATACATGCACGCTACGGTGGAACATCTGGTGGCAGATACCCAGCAGGCCTTTGCGGTTTTTGCCGCAAACTAGAGCATTTCAACTTTGAAAAGGTTAAATGCTCTACCGCTGCACGAGAGTGCAGCGCGCCACAACGTGGCGTGGATTCTGCCGAAAATCGCATTTTTCGGTAGAATGACACCTTTGAAATGTGAAGCATTTCAAAGGTAATCTGGTCTAGACGACATCGCGGGCAGGGCGGCACGACGCTGTTCCGGCCCGCGCACAGGCAATAAATGTTTGCGCCCCCGCCGCAGGCCAGCGCATGGCCCCGACAGCTGGCGGACAACGTGTCTTGCGGCACGAGGAACACCATAGGAGCTATCATGACAGCCATATCCGTAGCGCCTCTTTCTGCCCTGCCATTGCTGAAAGAACTTCCGGCCCTGCTGCCGGAACTGACGCTCTTGGTCACGGCCATTGGCCTGCTGTGCGCCGATATGTTTTTTCCAAGGGCGCGGGCTTTTCTGCAATGGCTGACTGTAGTTGGTGCAATAACGGCTTTTGCAGCAATTGTAGCAGTTTCTGCGGGCGGCGGGAGTGTTTCTTTTGACGGAATGTTCCGCGCTGACGGTTTTGGAGCGCTCTTTAAAGCGATTTGCGTAGTAGCACTTGCTTTTACGGCGTTAATGAGCGAAAGTTTTTTTTCACATGCCCAAATGCGTCAGGGCGAATATTACTGCCTTGCAGTATGTTCAACACTGGGCATGTGCGTGATGGCTTCGGCTGGTGATCTCATTGTGCTCTATCTGGGGCTTGAGCTCATGGCCCTGCCCATTTACGCGATGGCGGCCCTGCGCACTGGCGATCCGCGCAGCAGCGAATCGGCCATCAAATATTTTTTGATGGGCAGTTTCGCGTCGGCTCTTTTGCTTTTTGGCATGTCCCTGCTGTACGGGCTTACCGGGCATACCGAGCTTGTGCAGATCGCTGCGGCACTGCCTGTTGCCGCAACCGGGCAGACCTTGCCCGCCCTGGTAGTTGCTTTGGCGCTCATGCTGGCAGGCATGGGGTTCAAGGTGGCTGCCGCGCCCTTCCACGTGTGGGTGCCTGATGTGTATGAAGGCGCGCCCACAACCGTGACCGCCTTTATGTCTGTGGCGGCCAAAACGGCCAGTTTCGCCGTGCTTGCGCGCGTACTGGTCATGGCCTTGCCGCAACTGGGCGCTCAGTGGAGCGGGGCGTTGGCCTTGATGGCCGCATTGACAATGCTTCTGGGCAATATCGCTGCCGTAATGCAGACAAGCCTTAAACGCATGCTGGCGTACTCGGCCATAGCTCACGCGGGTTATGCCCTCTTGGGACTTGCCGCGTGCACAGCCGACGGCCTGCGCGCCACGGCGGCGTATTTGACCATTTACCTGTGCATGAACATGGGTGCCTTTGCCATCATGGGCTACCTTGCCGTGTACGGGAAAAAACAGGGAAATAATCCTCTGGCTGATGCGGGTGAAGACCTGGATGACTATACAGGTCTTGCCACAAGGCATCCCACTCTTGCTGCGGCCATGCTGGTTTTTCTTTTTTCCCTGACGGGCATTCCGCCGACTGCGGGCTTTATGGGCAAATTCATGCTCTTTAAAGAAGCCTTTTCGGCAGGGTATACGGTAACGGTGCTTGTGGCTGTGATCAGCAGCACCATTTCCGCATGGTATTATCTTGGAGTGGCACGACGCATGTACATGCAGGAGGCCCCGGCAAATCACCCCGCACCCATACAGGCAGCTTCGGGCGGTGCGGGCGTGAGGGCTGTACTTCTGTGCTGTCTGACAGGTGTGGTGTTGTGGGGCGTGTTCCCGCAGACGCTGCTTTCGTGGGTGCATGTGTTTTTTTAGGAAGTCGCCTCAACAGCGCGTTTTCCGGCATTATTATCCGTTCGCTTGTGCGACGTTGATCGGGAGGAGTTGGAATGAGAAACAAGTGGGTACTTTTCGGCGTGGTGGCTTCACTTCTGGTGCTGACCGCCAGTGTCGCCCTTGCCGCTGACGGCAGTGTGCTTGCCAATGCCATCGCCAAACAGGTGGAAACGGCTCCCAATACCCTCAATATGCAGGCTGAACCCGGCTATCTCGGCATCCCCGGCGGCCCCAAGGTCAACATGATTCTGGCCTTTGGCTGGGCCTTGTGGGTGGGCTGGATTTTCTCCACCGTGGGCGCTTTTGGCGGCGTTATGGCTGGCGTGGGCCACATGACCGTGCACGGCCTTGGCGCGTATGCCAAATCTTTTGGCAAGACGCCCCTTAACAAGTCCGTCACCGACTCCGTGCGCGCCTCCAACCAGATGCTCGCAGGCCTTTCCGCTGTTATCAGCACGTTCAGCTACTACCGCATGAAGCGCCTTGTGCTGCCCCTGGGCTTCGCCTTGGGCCTTGGCTCCATCGTAGGTGCTTTTGGTGCAGTTTCGTTGACCGCCGGCAAGCTGAACTTCTCTTCCTACCAGGGCTATTTTGGCCTCTTCGTGCTGCTGCTGGGCCTGTACCTGATGTGGGAAACCTCCCCCGCCGGTCAGCGCTCCAAGGCCAAAGCCAAGGAAGCCGCCAAGG
Coding sequences:
- a CDS encoding NADH-quinone oxidoreductase subunit M — protein: MSVPVLSLLIFVPLAGGLSLLAVARRNEETIKLGALAVCLLELCLSFVALGRFDKSLWQMQLVENCAWIESLNINYALGVDGISVLFLPLTALITLMGVAVSYKSIKVKAKEFFISLLLLESAMVGVFCATDLMLFYIFWEAMLIPMFLLIGVWGGPRRIYATVKFFLYTLLGSLLMLLGIILLYLKGGHTFDIMALARNNFDPRLQLLLFWAFFAAFAVKVPMWPVHTWLPDAHTEAPTAASVILAGVLIKMGAYGFLRFSLPLFPYAAWVLLKPMLVLSVIAIVYGALVCLAQTDVKRLIAYSSVSHMGFVTLGLFALTQKGVEGSILQMINHGIVTGALFLGVGMLYDRTHTREIKVYGGLASVMPLLAAFFMVFTLAAVGLPGTNGFVGEFLILLGGFERAPWAAVVASSGLILGAWYMLWLYQRVFFRQVSETVRGLVGEKLDGREIAILLTMSLLIVGIGIFPNVLLEYMHATVEHLVADTQQAFAVFAAN
- a CDS encoding sulfite exporter TauE/SafE family protein; its protein translation is MRNKWVLFGVVASLLVLTASVALAADGSVLANAIAKQVETAPNTLNMQAEPGYLGIPGGPKVNMILAFGWALWVGWIFSTVGAFGGVMAGVGHMTVHGLGAYAKSFGKTPLNKSVTDSVRASNQMLAGLSAVISTFSYYRMKRLVLPLGFALGLGSIVGAFGAVSLTAGKLNFSSYQGYFGLFVLLLGLYLMWETSPAGQRSKAKAKEAAKAFETACQYKAEGVAAPTGVKLIKFTFTTCQFTFCGVEFAFNPLLPFCGGVVIASIAAFLGVGGGFLLVPFITSVTQLPMYLAAGTSALAVLLSMITGITTLMLHGALVDWNLVGLELVGIAVGSIVGPYTSRFFSEIWLKRLFIVLALYVGTDYILRGFFNIKMFG
- a CDS encoding NADH-quinone oxidoreductase subunit N → MTAISVAPLSALPLLKELPALLPELTLLVTAIGLLCADMFFPRARAFLQWLTVVGAITAFAAIVAVSAGGGSVSFDGMFRADGFGALFKAICVVALAFTALMSESFFSHAQMRQGEYYCLAVCSTLGMCVMASAGDLIVLYLGLELMALPIYAMAALRTGDPRSSESAIKYFLMGSFASALLLFGMSLLYGLTGHTELVQIAAALPVAATGQTLPALVVALALMLAGMGFKVAAAPFHVWVPDVYEGAPTTVTAFMSVAAKTASFAVLARVLVMALPQLGAQWSGALALMAALTMLLGNIAAVMQTSLKRMLAYSAIAHAGYALLGLAACTADGLRATAAYLTIYLCMNMGAFAIMGYLAVYGKKQGNNPLADAGEDLDDYTGLATRHPTLAAAMLVFLFSLTGIPPTAGFMGKFMLFKEAFSAGYTVTVLVAVISSTISAWYYLGVARRMYMQEAPANHPAPIQAASGGAGVRAVLLCCLTGVVLWGVFPQTLLSWVHVFF